A section of the Phaseolus vulgaris cultivar G19833 chromosome 8, P. vulgaris v2.0, whole genome shotgun sequence genome encodes:
- the LOC137823647 gene encoding uncharacterized protein, producing the protein MERCEKLIEIVGKEDGMDHGTTFMFELPVLSFLYLENMPLLSCFYPRKHHLECPSLKVLFVICCPNLKLFTSDFDDSQKGVIEASISLIQQPLFSVEKVFPKLTGLALKEENIKLMRYAHFPQDLLCKLNYLVIYFEDNNEKGTLPFDFFHKVPNLELLFVHQCFGLKEIFPSQKLQIHDTVFVRLKQLYLDQLNELEWIGLEHPWVQPYCEKLEILKLNKCPQVEKLATSAMSFINLQKLSVGKCKRMEYLFTFATLKSLVKLETLTINKCESIKEIAKNEDEDEDDCDEMVFGRLRSIKLNCLPRLVRFYSGNATLHCSYLKKVIVAKCPKMETFSEGVIKVSMFLGIKTSKDSSDLTFHGNLNATIRQLFHNQVGIHHPN; encoded by the exons ATGGAGAGGTGTGAGAAATTGATAGAAATAGTTGGAAAGGAAGATGGAATGGATCATGGAACGACATTTATGTTTGAATTACctgttttgtcctttctatatcTTGAAAACATGCCACTGTTGAGTTGCTTTTACCCTAGAAAGCATCATCTGGAATGTCCCTCGTTAAAAGTCTTATTTGTGATATGTTGTCCTAATCTGAAGTTGTTCACATCAGACTTTGATGATAGTCAGAAAGGAGTTATAGAGGCTTCAATTAGTCTGATACAACAACCTTTGTTCTCGGTTGAAAAG GTTTTTCCCAAACTCACGGGATTAGCACTCAAAGAGGAAAACATTAAGCTTATGAGATATGCACATTTTCCACAAGACCTTCTTTGTAAACTAAATTATCTTGTAATTTACTTTGAGGATAACAATGAGAAAGGTACTTTGCCTTTTGATTTCTTTCACAAGGTACCCAATTTAGAACTTCTTTTTGTACACCAATGCTTTGGTCTGAAGGAGATATTTCCCTCTCAAAAGCTTCAAATTCATGACACAGTATTTGTGAGATTGAAACAATTATACTTGGATCAGCTAAATGAGTTAGAGTGGATTGGTTTAGAGCATCCTTGGGTACAACCATACTGTGAAAAACTTGAAATATTAAAGCTCAACAAGTGCCCTCAGGTAGAAAAATTAGCTACGTCTGCAATGTCTTTCATTAATCTTCAAAAGTTATCTGTGGGGAAGTGTAAAAGGATGGAGTATTTATTCACATTTGCAACACTCAAAAGTTTAGTGAAACTTGAGACCTTAACTATAAATAAGTGTGAATCAATAAAAGAAATTGCAaaaaatgaagatgaagatgaagatgattgTGATGAAATGGTATTCGGAAGACTAAGATCAATTAAGCTGAATTGCTTACCAAGGCTAGTAAGGTTTTATTCAGGAAATGCCACTTTGCATTGCTCATATTTGAAAAAGGTAATAGTAGCCAAATGTCCTAAAATGGAAACTTTCTCTGAAGGAGTCATAAAAGTGTCAATGTTTTTGGGAATTAAAACATCAAAGGATTCTTCTGATTTAACCTTCCACGGGAATCTCAACGCAACAATCCGACAGTTGTTTCACAATCAGGTAGGAATTCATCATCCCAAttga